The following proteins come from a genomic window of Paenibacillus spongiae:
- a CDS encoding sensor histidine kinase — translation MSTKTIFGKLFLSFLLITFVSFGLSTLLSSTFFKSNLRSFIRDGSEMMQGRVVDHIKFGYSKGWSRETVIDSLQWGVGGPERAYQFYDRNGRLLYTVGNHGKPIPVDGKLVEEALAGYRVQEETVVNDRQTLFTARSIKDAGNLEEKVIISFSFEFDRDVNRFFRPFMLSVFITIPVAVAIYFVLGRRLSRPLKEMTHRALMYAKGDFSRKVEVRTKDEIGQLGESLNYMAAELASLESARREFLANVSHDLRAPLTSINGFLTALMDGAIPPDREKHYLEMMKESSDRMMKLVGDLLDMARIEAGQFSLEKVRFNMTEQIRKTIARMEPQFVQHHITVGLDGPEEDLYTVADPDRIDQVLANLLQNAVFYSPAGSEVRVSVKQQDGRTEISVCDHGIGMTQKELEHIWDRFYKGDKARSRKLGTGIGLSIVKHILDRHHASIRIESEVGRGTSFTFTLP, via the coding sequence ATGAGCACGAAGACGATCTTCGGCAAGCTGTTCCTCAGCTTCCTGCTCATAACGTTCGTGTCGTTCGGCCTGTCGACCCTGCTGTCCTCCACGTTCTTTAAGAGCAATCTGCGTTCCTTCATCCGCGACGGCTCGGAAATGATGCAAGGCCGGGTTGTCGATCATATTAAATTCGGCTACAGCAAAGGCTGGAGCCGGGAGACGGTTATCGATTCCCTGCAATGGGGAGTCGGCGGACCGGAGCGGGCTTACCAGTTCTATGACCGGAACGGGAGACTGCTCTATACCGTCGGCAATCACGGCAAGCCGATTCCCGTGGACGGCAAGCTGGTGGAGGAAGCGCTTGCGGGATACCGCGTGCAGGAAGAGACGGTCGTCAATGACCGTCAAACGCTATTCACGGCGAGGTCGATCAAGGATGCCGGCAATCTGGAGGAAAAGGTGATCATCAGCTTTTCCTTCGAGTTCGACCGGGACGTGAACCGGTTCTTCAGGCCTTTCATGCTAAGCGTGTTTATTACGATTCCGGTTGCCGTCGCCATCTATTTCGTGCTTGGGCGGAGGCTGTCCAGGCCGCTTAAGGAGATGACCCATCGAGCGCTGATGTATGCCAAAGGCGATTTCTCCCGCAAGGTGGAAGTCCGCACGAAGGATGAGATCGGCCAGCTTGGCGAGTCGCTCAATTATATGGCGGCAGAGCTCGCTTCGCTGGAGAGCGCCCGCCGTGAATTCCTGGCGAATGTCTCGCATGATTTGCGCGCGCCGCTCACGTCCATCAATGGTTTTCTGACGGCGTTGATGGACGGTGCGATTCCGCCCGACAGGGAGAAGCATTACTTGGAAATGATGAAGGAATCGTCGGACCGGATGATGAAGCTGGTCGGCGATCTGCTGGATATGGCCCGAATCGAAGCCGGACAATTCAGCTTGGAGAAGGTCAGGTTTAATATGACCGAGCAAATTCGCAAAACCATTGCCAGAATGGAGCCGCAGTTTGTGCAGCACCACATCACGGTCGGTCTGGATGGTCCGGAGGAGGACCTGTATACGGTTGCCGACCCGGATCGAATCGACCAGGTGCTCGCCAATTTGCTGCAGAATGCGGTATTCTACTCCCCTGCGGGCAGCGAGGTGCGCGTATCGGTCAAGCAGCAGGACGGCCGCACCGAGATTTCAGTGTGCGATCACGGGATCGGAATGACGCAGAAGGAGCTGGAGCATATTTGGGACCGCTTCTATAAAGGGGACAAGGCCCGGAGCCGGAAGCTCGGAACCGGCATCGGCCTCTCGATCGTCAAGCATATCCTTGACCGGCATCATGCGTCGATCCGAATTGAGAGCGAGGTTGGCAGAGGCACCTCGTTTACGTTCACGCTTCCGTAA
- a CDS encoding ArsR/SmtB family transcription factor, with product MTSIEVNSDNLAFLECFSSSTRIKIVELLNIKPMNIGELAELLGVSSAIVTKHIQKMEHAGIVATESATGKRGMQKVCSLQLESVILQFKTNKPVPQKSYIASIPIGQFIACDIKPTCGMVSESRMIGMIDDPRYFADPEHVKAKHLWFGSGWIEYRIPNFLLSNQQLKRLEISLEIGSEAPGYNEQWPSDITFAVNGVEIGTWTCPGDFGSRPGIFTPQSFNLGSQHGLLKTLSVTDKGTFMDGVQISNVTIDAIGITFGKEVTLRIVSPESAENCGGVTLYGRGFGNYDQDIDIHMYY from the coding sequence ATGACGTCGATAGAAGTGAATAGCGACAACCTGGCTTTCCTGGAATGTTTTTCTTCATCAACACGAATCAAGATCGTCGAATTGCTGAATATCAAGCCTATGAATATCGGAGAGCTTGCGGAGCTGCTTGGCGTTTCGTCGGCGATCGTGACCAAGCATATTCAGAAGATGGAGCATGCGGGCATCGTCGCAACCGAGAGCGCGACCGGGAAGCGCGGCATGCAGAAGGTGTGCTCGCTGCAGCTGGAGTCCGTTATTCTGCAGTTCAAAACGAATAAGCCGGTGCCGCAGAAGAGCTACATTGCATCGATTCCAATCGGGCAATTCATCGCTTGCGACATCAAGCCGACCTGCGGCATGGTATCGGAGAGCCGGATGATCGGGATGATCGACGATCCGCGGTATTTTGCCGATCCGGAGCATGTGAAGGCCAAGCATTTATGGTTCGGGAGCGGCTGGATCGAATACCGCATCCCGAATTTTCTGCTGAGCAACCAGCAGCTGAAGCGGCTCGAAATCTCGCTTGAAATCGGCTCGGAGGCGCCCGGCTACAATGAGCAATGGCCGTCGGACATTACGTTCGCCGTGAATGGGGTAGAGATCGGCACGTGGACCTGCCCGGGCGATTTTGGAAGCAGGCCGGGTATCTTCACGCCGCAGAGCTTCAATCTTGGCTCCCAGCACGGCCTGCTTAAGACCTTGTCCGTAACGGATAAAGGGACGTTCATGGACGGGGTGCAAATCTCGAATGTGACGATCGATGCCATCGGCATTACCTTCGGCAAAGAAGTTACGCTGCGAATCGTCTCTCCGGAGTCAGCGGAGAACTGCGGGGGCGTCACGCTGTATGGCCGCGGCTTCGGCAATTACGATCAAGATATCGATATCCATATGTATTATTGA
- a CDS encoding AraC family transcriptional regulator, translated as MNWQESASRLNRHAFRPAAADAVFTVHGWGMHQCHYSNPPHKHSFFEICYVLDGEGTYVDDGKSNPLHSGTLFCSRPGIPHQILSESGMELVFVAFELDEHASADNHRKAFLELMKTEKVCVYDGDELPSALLWKSLFLLADYKGAVPAAALPAASAALLLSFPDLFGEAVRRQHPAPRRNSAHTLKQAKLFIADNLSDNDLSLGKVAGYLNMSERHLSRMFSSGIHESFTDYVRRIRVQQAADLLMQTDLPIAAIAEQTGFGSVHYFSRTFHTLMNETPAQFRENAVNGTKFI; from the coding sequence ATGAACTGGCAGGAAAGCGCTTCAAGGCTCAATCGGCACGCATTCCGGCCCGCCGCGGCCGATGCGGTGTTTACCGTACATGGCTGGGGAATGCATCAATGCCATTACTCCAATCCGCCTCACAAGCACTCCTTCTTCGAAATATGTTATGTGCTCGATGGAGAGGGCACTTATGTGGATGACGGCAAGTCCAATCCCCTTCACAGCGGAACCCTGTTCTGTTCCAGGCCCGGCATTCCCCATCAGATCCTATCCGAATCCGGCATGGAGCTTGTCTTCGTCGCCTTCGAGCTCGACGAGCATGCCAGCGCCGATAACCACCGCAAGGCCTTTCTTGAACTCATGAAGACGGAGAAAGTATGCGTCTATGACGGTGACGAATTGCCTTCCGCCTTGCTGTGGAAGTCGCTGTTCCTGCTGGCGGATTATAAAGGAGCCGTACCTGCGGCCGCACTCCCGGCGGCAAGCGCCGCGCTGCTGCTCTCGTTTCCCGATCTGTTCGGAGAAGCCGTACGGCGGCAGCATCCGGCGCCGCGCCGCAATTCTGCGCACACGCTCAAGCAGGCCAAGCTGTTTATCGCCGACAATTTATCCGACAACGATCTGTCGCTGGGCAAAGTCGCCGGTTATCTCAACATGTCGGAGCGTCACCTGTCCCGGATGTTCTCCTCCGGCATTCACGAGTCCTTCACCGACTATGTGCGGCGTATCCGCGTCCAGCAGGCGGCCGATCTGCTCATGCAGACGGACCTGCCGATCGCGGCGATTGCCGAACAAACCGGCTTCGGTTCCGTCCATTATTTCTCCCGGACGTTCCATACGCTCATGAACGAAACGCCCGCTCAATTCCGGGAAAATGCAGTGAATGGAACGAAGTTCATTTAA
- a CDS encoding phytanoyl-CoA dioxygenase family protein, which translates to MIKAQDVDFYNENGYLLVKGVFNKEEVEVMRTAIDSIIDRAAKAKMDANAQWQGDFLPPDQLRKLILKGFHDVQYHDASFTRAAIHPNMAAVLSQLIGPNVQLHHSKMLVKPPENGAAFPMHQDQPYFPHEKHTMLAASMHLDDANVENGCLHVVPGSHKEGPMKHVGRHYLDAKEHPLSSGIACPAEAGDVLFFNYLTIHGSPANKSERTRRNVLFQYRNASDFPTLNTHINWGQGLMVCGENPHFERANPGFTVNSV; encoded by the coding sequence ATGATTAAAGCACAGGATGTCGATTTTTACAATGAGAACGGGTACCTGCTCGTTAAAGGGGTGTTCAACAAAGAAGAAGTCGAAGTGATGCGCACGGCAATCGACTCGATTATCGATCGCGCGGCGAAAGCAAAGATGGACGCGAACGCTCAATGGCAGGGGGACTTTCTCCCGCCGGATCAGCTGAGAAAGCTGATCCTCAAAGGCTTCCACGACGTTCAATACCATGATGCTTCCTTTACGCGCGCCGCGATTCATCCGAATATGGCAGCCGTATTGTCGCAGTTGATCGGTCCGAACGTCCAGCTCCACCACTCCAAGATGCTCGTGAAGCCGCCTGAGAACGGCGCCGCATTCCCAATGCACCAGGACCAGCCTTACTTCCCTCACGAGAAGCACACGATGCTGGCTGCCAGCATGCATCTCGACGATGCGAATGTGGAGAACGGCTGTCTGCACGTCGTTCCAGGCTCGCATAAGGAGGGGCCGATGAAGCATGTCGGCCGCCATTACCTCGATGCCAAAGAGCATCCGCTGTCCAGCGGAATTGCCTGCCCGGCTGAAGCGGGCGACGTTCTGTTCTTCAACTATTTGACGATCCACGGCTCGCCGGCGAATAAGAGCGAGCGCACCCGGCGGAACGTGCTGTTCCAATACCGCAATGCGTCGGACTTCCCAACGCTGAATACCCACATTAACTGGGGACAAGGGCTTATGGTTTGCGGCGAGAATCCGCATTTCGAACGCGCGAATCCAGGCTTTACGGTCAACAGCGTATAG
- a CDS encoding response regulator transcription factor, giving the protein MKPIKLLTIDDDPHVCELIRLYAEREGFEVTEANDGLEGLEMAYDARPDLVILDIMLPEMDGWTVCEGIRKDFATPIIMLSGKGESYDKLKGFELGVDDYVVKPFDSKELMARIRAVLRRTNPSLYHDEVVRLDELLFDMRHLQVKVQGENAGFAPKEIELLYFLATNRNRVFTRQQLLDQVWGFDYDRDPRTVDVHIKRIREKLRFYQVQGSIETIRGIGYKFGEAEP; this is encoded by the coding sequence ATGAAACCGATTAAACTGCTGACCATTGACGACGATCCGCATGTTTGCGAGCTCATACGACTATATGCGGAGCGGGAAGGCTTCGAGGTCACCGAAGCGAACGATGGCCTGGAAGGTTTGGAGATGGCCTATGACGCGAGGCCGGATCTTGTTATTCTGGATATTATGCTGCCGGAGATGGACGGGTGGACGGTGTGCGAAGGGATCAGGAAGGACTTTGCGACGCCGATTATTATGCTCTCCGGCAAGGGAGAAAGCTACGACAAGCTGAAGGGCTTCGAGCTGGGCGTCGACGATTATGTCGTGAAGCCATTCGACTCGAAGGAGCTGATGGCCCGGATCCGGGCCGTGCTGCGCAGGACGAATCCTTCGCTGTACCATGACGAGGTCGTCCGGCTGGACGAGCTATTGTTCGACATGCGCCATCTGCAGGTGAAGGTGCAGGGGGAGAATGCCGGCTTCGCGCCGAAGGAAATCGAGCTGCTCTATTTCCTGGCAACCAACCGGAACCGCGTCTTTACCCGCCAGCAGCTGCTGGATCAGGTCTGGGGCTTCGATTACGACCGCGATCCGCGCACGGTGGACGTTCATATCAAACGGATTCGCGAGAAGCTAAGGTTCTATCAGGTGCAAGGCTCGATCGAGACGATCCGCGGCATCGGCTATAAGTTCGGCGAGGCCGAGCCATGA